In Malassezia japonica chromosome 2, complete sequence, one DNA window encodes the following:
- the NPL6 gene encoding chromatin structure-remodeling complex subunit RSC7 (EggNog:ENOG503NVPY; COG:S), producing MPSLRSRRRTRDESEEPARRTRPRRSATRVVSEEEDESSDVYSDSRRDASESDEESGEESGEEGDTVHVEGRDYRIEDDQLALDTDAAGEKKVDASGRLQGGRAYRVPTFTLPDRADPERLYMLSIDVARALGFRESAYFFRKHPLLHKVVLSPEEKEHLMSDSRLTAQLRVRNVTIVTARSVFQLVGARIITRGRMVVDDYYEANARREGHKEGALVSMPSIEEILRAERRRESDRERERGRRRPDAATYTTIDPQGEAVVTTFGDAGHTPFERAGQWTQRRLALQRAELTEENWIAEYARGVASLNADIAEGRRERLSALPNSTARTAVEPLQDAQAMVASEDEHLLHDVRPPWERSEDAAPRKALKEAARLQQVRTRREREPPVGVYEPHTHMMHVARETQPKHAYIVKVSDTPQLQAPDAQRAGLATVETSVRMGRYST from the coding sequence ATGCCGTCCCTGCGGAGCCGTCGGCggacgcgcgacgagtcggaggagccggcgcgccgaacgcgccctcgccgcagcgcaacgCGCGTCGTGAGCGAGGAGGAAGACGAGTCATCGGACGTGTACAGCGactcgcgccgcgacgcgtcggaAAGCGACGAGGAATCCGGCGAAGAGTCGGGCGAAGAGGGCGACACCGTGCACGTCGAAGGGCGCGACTACCGCATCGAAGacgaccagctcgcgctcgacacggaCGCAGCGGGCGAGAAAAAGGTCGACGCTTCGGGGCGCCTCCAGGGAGGACGCGCGTACCGCGTGCCGACGTTTACGCTGCCGGACCGCGCCGATCCGGAGCGTCTGTATATGCTGTCgatcgacgtcgcgcgtgcccTCGGGTTCCGCGAGTCGGCGTACTTCTTCCGCAAGCACCCCCTCCTGCACAAGGTCGTGCTATCGCCCGAGGAAAAGGAGCACCTGATGAGCGATTCGCGCCTCACTGCCCAGCTGCGCGTCCGCAACGTGACGATCGTcaccgcgcgctccgtCTTTCAGCTGgtcggcgcacgcatcATTACGCGCGGCCGCATGGTCGTCGACGACTACTACGAGGCgaatgcgcgccgcgagggACACAAGGAGGGCGCGCTGGTGAGCATGCCGTCCATCGAGGAGATCCttcgcgccgagcgccgccgggaaagcgaccgcgagcgcgagcgcggccgccgccgcccggaCGCGGCGACCTATACAACGATCGACCCGcagggcgaggcggtcgtcACGACGTTTGGCGATGCAGGACATACGCCGTTCGAGCGCGCAGGGCAGTGGACACAGCGCCGCCtagcgctgcagcgcgccgagctcacgGAGGAGAACTGGATCGCAGAGTACGCGCggggcgtcgcgtcgctcaaCGCGGACATTGCAGAGGgacgccgcgagcgcctgtcTGCGCTGCCGAATAGCAcagcgcgcacggccgtcgAGCCGCTCCAGGACGCCCAGGCAATGGTCGCGTCGGAAGACGAGCATCtgctgcacgacgtgcgcccGCCGTGGGAGCGgagcgaggacgcggcgccgcgcaaggcgctcaagGAGGCGGCACGCCTCCAGCAGGTGCGCacacgccgcgagcgcgagccgccggTGGGCGTGTACGAGCCGCACACACATATGATGcatgtcgcgcgcgagacgcagcCAAAGCATGCGTACATCGTCAAGGTCAGCGATACGCCTCAGCTGCAGGCGCCTGACGCGCAGCGGGCGGGGCTCGCGACCGTCGagacgagcgtgcggatgGGGCGCTATAGCACGTAG
- the DOA4 gene encoding ubiquitinyl hydrolase 1 (COG:O; EggNog:ENOG503NX9E; MEROPS:MER0001884) translates to MPSSGAGADAALSPSHPVNLRKQVRLQLDPSFSVKSYIGAAATLLEKAQMADAQGNLESAFVHYLTTASVASFVPKHTEWAEVKQQRGATFVAYQELMNRTPEIVRRSQAIEAELKAREERVPSPDSDTDELARKFAALKNDGDSRGGSPQKDAPSHSSSPVRPLPTPRDESARLSPQRPSSTHKTSPPAVPPSLAPSVAPTPAASGSTPSPPPMAPGAVPGGACLPVDELWTFMFPGFDRTTDASGREVLSKRPGLRILLLDVRPRPVHDAGHLRGADCVCIDPAWLRTPPVSTMELEEELERVSSAEAVRFAQRASYDLLVIYDENTRAFGAAGLHTPEQALIDALVRAIRPDLDNAPALLRGGFSSWSRAVGDAGVIATPGVQHDTLQAVKQSRVEGYRVPSSDISKPPRAYHSPSSRDIPPSLLSGGAAQRASERSMLAPPPPAAPPAGSVHRMQAAPVRPREVRVPDVRVGMSGLRNFGNTCYMNATLQCLSATVLLSRYMLDGTFKKAINLQNPLGTRGALAEAFAQLLRVMWSQQYASLSPNSFRSQIAKFAPAFGSNEQQDSQEFLTFLLDGLHEDLNLVQQRPPAIELGEAQQAELDRLPPQLASVAEWSMYRRRNDSVIVDAFQGQLRNHLQCLTCGKTSTTYNAFLSLSLPVAHGRGVHSTTLMQCLDAFVREEVLDKSNAWNCPRCKKPRRATKKLSLSRLPPILVVHLKRFTYKGPVTNKISTPVHFPTTGLDLSNYMPPPLPPGTSAQGIPASESQRPPYLYDLYAVTHHFGSLTSGHYTASIKNQSAWQYCDDSRIAPGDPNQLQSASPYVLFFRRRPRS, encoded by the exons atgccgtcgagcggcgcgggggccgatgcggcgctctcgccgagccATCCGGTGAacctgcgcaagcaggTGCGCTTGCAGCTCGATCCATCCTTCTCTGTGAAAAGCTATAttggcgccgcggcgacgctcctGGAAAAGGCGCAGATGGCCGACGCCCAGGGCAACCTCGAGTCGGCGTTTGTGCACTATTTGACGACAGCGAG TGTCGCATCCTTCGTGCCAAAGCATACCGAATGGGCCGAGGTgaagcagcagcgcggcgcgacgtttGTCGCCTACCAGGAGCTGATGAAT cgcacgcccgagattgtgcgccggtcgcaggcgatcgaggcggagctcaaggcgcgcgaggagcgcgtgccgtcgccggACTCGGACacggacgagctcgcgcgcaagtTTGCCGCACTCAAGAACGACGGGGATAGCCGGGGCGGCAGTCCTCAGAAAGACGCACCGAGCCACTCGAGCAGCCCCGtgcggccgctgccgacgccccGCGACGAGAGCGCACGCCtctcgccgcagcgcccgtCGTCGACGCACAAGACGTCGCCACCGGCGGTTCCGCCGAGCCTCGCGCCCAGTGTGGCGCccacgccggcggcctcgggaagcacgccgagccccCCGCCGATGGCGCCAGGCGCggtgccgggcggcgcgtgcctcccggtcgacgagctgtgGACATTCATGTTTCCCGGTTTTGACCGCACCACGGATGCGAGCGGGCGCGAAGTGCTGTCAAAGCGCCCCGGCCTGCGCATTCTGCTGCTCGATGTACGCCCCCGGCCTGTGCACGATGCCGGCCACCTGCGCGGGGCCGACTGCGTGTGCATCGACCCCGCGTGGCTGCGCACGCCACCGGTCTCGACGATGGAGCTCGaagaggagctcgagcgtgtgtcgagcgccgaggccgtgcgctttgcgcagcgtgcctCGTACGATTTGCTGGTCATTTACGACGAAAACACGCGTGCGTTTGGCGCCGCTGGCCTGCATACGCCCGAGCAAGCGTTGATCGATGCGCTGGTGCGTGCGATCCGCCCGGATCTTGACAatgcgcctgcgctgctgcgcggcggctttTCGTCGTGGTCGCGGGCGGTGGGCGATGCGGGCGTcatcgcgacgccgggcgtgcAGCACGACACGCTCCAGGCCGTGAAGCagtcgcgcgtcgaggggtaccgcgtgccgtcgagcgATATCAGcaagccgccgcgcgcgtaccACAGCCCGTCGAGCCGCGACATTCCTCCGTCGCTCCTCTCGGgcggtgccgcgcagcgtgcgagcgagcggagcatgcttgcgccgccgccgcccgctgcgccgcccgccgggAGCGTGCACCGGATGCaagcggcgccggtgcgcccgcgcgaggtgcgtgtGCCGGACGTGCGTGTCGGGATGAGCGGCCTGCGCAACTTTGGCAATACGTGCTACATGAACGCGACGCTGCAGTGTCTTTCTGCGACTGTGCTCCTGTCGCGCTACATGCTCGACGGGACCTTTAAGAAGGCGATCAACTTGCAGAACCCGCTCgggacgcgcggcgcgcttgccgaggcctttgcgcagctgctgcgtgtGATGTGGTCGCAGCAGTacgcctcgctctcgccgaACTCGTTCCGCAGCCAGATTGCCAAGTTTGCGCCGGCCTTTGGGTCGAACGAGCAGCAAGACAGCCAGGAGTTTCTCACGTTCCTGCTCGACGGTCTGCACGAGGACCTGAacctcgtgcagcagcgcccCCCCGCGatcgagcttggcgaggcgcagcaggccgagctcgaccgcctcccgccgcagctcgcgagCGTTGCGGAATGGAGCATGTACCGCCGGCGCAACGATAGCGTGATTGTCGACGCATTCCAAGGGCAGTTGCGCAATCACCTGCAGTGCCTGACGTGCGGCAagacgtcgacgacctACAATGCCTTCCTCTCGCTCTCGCTCCCGGTGGCGCACGGGCGGGGCGTGCACAGCACGACGCTGATGCAGTGTCTCGACGCGTTTGTGCGTGAAGAGGTGCTGGATAAGAGCAATGCGTGGAACTGCCCGCGCTGCAAGaagccgcggcgggcgacCAAGAAGCTGAGCCTGTCACGCCTGCCGCCGATCCTCGTGGTGCACCTGAAGCGCTTCACCTACAAGGGCCCGGTCACGAACAAGATCAGCACGCCGGTGCACTTTCCCACCACCGGGCTGGATTTGTCCAACTacatgccgccgccgctgccccCGGGGACCTCTGCGCAGGGGATTCCTGCAAGCGAGAGCCAGCGCCCACCCTACCTGTACGATTTATACGCGGTGACGCACCACTTTGGGTCGCTCACGTCCGGGCACTACACCGCCTCGATAAAAAACCAGAGCGCATGGCAGTACTGCGACgactcgcgcatcgccccCGGCGACCCCAACCAGCTCCAGAGCGCCTCTCCCTACGTGCTCTTTttccggcggcggccgcgttCATAG
- the ERV1 gene encoding thiol oxidase (COG:O; EggNog:ENOG503P2I1; TransMembrane:1 (o30-53i)) — protein MFSAFRAAPGSWRARVHGAFMARVRRNPTLFFGVPFIGSIVFASFALTSLTQIRYIQHEQRHKTLSQEENLKLKSDRKPLDIREEYFKLQAKDDGLDDWEPKRVARPAGMPEWGGVPQPAAPGKEAVAADTSQHSGSSFFARRVAHAEEAHEADTTPAPPARRPPTVLGPDGKPCRACNARTAFGAAMRTQAKKHDACPPDIEELGRSTWTFLHSAAAHYPDEPSDVQRTHMRSVLEALPHVYPCATCAAELHEEYGRQAPEARADAVDSATALQVYVCTLHNEVNARLGKKVWDCSDLKRLRHRWYEPPEDREC, from the coding sequence ATGTTCTCCGCGTTTCGTGCGGCGCCAGGGTcgtggcgtgcgcgcgtACACGGCGCGTTCATGGCgcgggtgcgccgcaaccCGACGCTCTTTTTCGGGGTGCCGTTTATCGGCTCGATTGTCTTTGCCTCGTTTGCGCTGACGAGCCTCACGCAGATCCGCTACATCCAGCACGAGCAACGCCACAAGACGCTCTCCCAGGAAGAAAACCTGAAACTCAAGAGCGACCGCAAGCCCCTCGATATCCGCGAAGAGTACTTTAAGCTCCAGGCGAAAGACGACGGTCTGGACGACTGGGAgccgaagcgcgtcgcgcgcccgGCCGGCATGCCGGAGtggggcggcgtgccgcagcCCGCCGCACCGGGCAAGgaggcggtcgcggccGACACATCGCAGCactcgggctcgtcgttctttgcgcgccgcgtcgcacaCGCAGAAGAGGCGCACGAAGCGGacacgacgccggcgccgccggcgcggcggccgccgaccgtCCTCGGGCCGGACGGCAAAccgtgccgcgcgtgcaatgcgcgcacggcctttggcgccgcgatgcgcacgcaggcCAAGAAGCACGACGCGTGCCCCCCGGACATTGAGGAGCTCGGACGGAGTACATGGACGTTTTTACAtagcgccgcggcgcactaTCCAGacgagccgagcgacgtgcagcgcacgcacatgcgctcggtgctcgaggcgctgccgcacgTCTATCcctgcgcgacctgcgccgcggagCTCCACGAAGAGTACGGCCGCCAGGCGCCGGAGGCGCGTGCAGATGCAGTGGACAGCGCAACGGCGCTGCAGGTATATGTCTGCACGCTGCACAACGAGGTgaatgcgcgcctcgggaAGAAGGTATGGGACTGCAGCGACCTGAAGCGCTTGCGCCACCGTTGGTACGAGCCACCAGAGGATAGGGAATGCTAA
- a CDS encoding uncharacterized protein (EggNog:ENOG503P49M; COG:A) codes for MADEWNNETEAHDVEGERMEQERIDVAPEREEREERGERGERDDRRDDRRDDRRDSYRPNYRRDDRRDDRRDSYRPNDRRRDYDRRDYDRRDDRDDRRDYRDDRRDDRRDDRDGYRRERRDFRRDGPRRDDDNEGGNPGNNLHISSLARETQDADLEELFAPYGALIKAQVMRDPHTKEARGFGFVTFEQVDDAAKAVEELNGRELLGRAITVQVARRARARAPTPGQYLGPPKRDGRDSRDSRDGRDARGGFRGGRDRGYDRGYDRDRPRDDRRDDRPRATSPSRAPRSYDAAPN; via the exons ATGGCCGACG AGTGGAACAACGAGACGGAAGCGCACGACGTAGAGGgcgagcgcatggagcaggagcgcattGATGTTGCacccgagcgcgaggagcgcgaggagcgtggAGAGCGTGGAGAACGCGACGACCGTCGTGACGACCGCCGggacgaccgccgcgacaGCTACCGCCCCAATTACCGCCGGGACGACCGCCGggacgaccgccgcgacaGCTACCGCCCGaacgaccgccgccgcgactaTGACCGCCGCGACTAtgaccgccgcgacgaccgcgacgaccgccgcgactATCGTGACGACCGTCGtgacgaccgccgcgacgaccgcgacggctaccgccgcgagcgccgcgattTCCGCCGCGACGGACCCCGCCG cgacgacgacaaCGAGGGCGGCAACCCCGGCAACAACCTGCACATTTCCTCGCTTGCTCGCGAGACGCAGGATGCGGACCTTGAGgagctctttgcgccgtACGGTGCGCTGATCAAGGCGCAGGTCATGCGCGATCCCCACACAAAAGAGGCGCGTGGATTCGGGTTCGTGACGTttgagcaggtcgacgaTGCAGCCAAggccgtcgaggagctgaaCGGGCGCGAGCTGTTGGGCCGTGCGATTACCGtgcaggtcgcgcgccgtgcgcgtgcgcgtgcgccgacgccgggccAGTACCTGGGCCCCCcgaagcgcgacggccgcgacaGCCGCGACAgccgcgacggccgtgACGCCCGCGGCGGTTTCcgtggcggccgcgaccgcGGCTACGACCGCGGCTACGACCGCGACCGCCcccgcgacgaccgccgcgacgaccgcccCCGCGCCACGTCGCCCAGCCGTGCCCCTCGTTCCTACGATGCTGCGCCCAACTAG
- a CDS encoding uncharacterized protein (EggNog:ENOG503P3M1; COG:B) codes for MSDQSRVPTDEEVVQAARAHYEAPTPTLGIAKLLGALQAEHGWSLSEKRFRKLLQTAGLRQGTQKQPWVPVSSVDESVPLPDGVAAKYFDEVKGRGLVATKPFAEGQSLFVEDAFLAAPPPSQLPRLLSGELCAHCFHPTSGSTLAIACGTGKCGARFCNRICQGRAQSTHHALLCPGLNPNAEPLLKFLEQYQWHSLHNVARALARLLLTESAHPPPSVSPTTGATVHGLPTHDAKASFDETLRHLDAFATVSELERRARNPGWSMEKAMFLPAMRQAWELLCRALDPRQDKLPKRFPVQRTAFPAAALDRVFSYDAFLGMLGRTNINMESHGGLYLVHSYLNHDCEPNLSIKHVPGRGGIRAATRISAQAVRPIAPGDELLISYVDPKLPASRRRELLWRDYCFGPCACARCTAEQPAADGEFDAAAASKLAANTSVDAAQAEQASLEHELRTSLGF; via the exons ATGAGCGATCAAAGTCGTGTGCCGACCGACGAGGAAGTCGtccaagcggcgcgcgcgcactacgaggcgccgacgccgacgctggGCATTGCCAAGCTCCTGGGCGCGCTccaggccgagcacggcTGGTCGTTGAGCGAGAAGCGCTTCCGCAAGCTCTTGCAGACGGCCGGCCTGCGCCAAGGCACGCAGAAGCAGCCGTGGGTGCCGGTGTCGTCGGTCGACGAGTCGGTGCCGCTGCCtgacggcgtcgcggccaaGTACTTTGACGAGGTCAAGGGGCGTGGGCTCGTCGCGACCAAGCCGTTTGCCGAAGGGCAGTCGCTTTTTGTCGAGGACGCCTTCCTCGCTGCCCCCCCGCCGAGCCagctgccgcgcctgctgAGCGGCGAGCTGTGTGCGCACTGCTTCCACCCCACGTCGGGGAGCACGCTGGCGATTGCGTGCGGCACCGGCaagtgcggcgcgcgcttctgCAACCGGATCTGCCAGGGCCGCGCACAGAGCACGCACCATGCGCTGCTGTGCCCCGGCCTGAATCCGAACGCGGAGCCGCTGCTCAAGTTCCTCGAGCAGTACCAGTGGCACTCGCTGCACAatgtcgcgcgtgcgctcgcgcggctgctGCTCACCGAGTCCGCGCATCCCCCGCCGTCGgtctcgccgacgaccggcGCAACGGTGCACGGCCTGCCGACGCACGACGCGAAAGCGTCGTTTgacgagacgctgcgccaccTCGACGCCTTTGCGACGGTctcggagctcgagcgccgcgcacgcaaCCCCGGCTGGTCGATGGAAAAGGCCATGTTCCTCCCGGCGATGCGCCAGGCGTGGGAGCTCCTGTGCAGAGCACTCGATCCGCGCCAGGACAAGCTGCCCAAGCGCTTCccggtgcagcgcaccgcgtttcctgccgcagcgctcgaccgcgtctTTTCTTACGACGCGTTCCTCGGGATGCTGGGGCGCACCAATATCAACATGGAGAGCCACGGCGGCCTAT ACTTGGTGCACAGCTACCTGAACCACGACTGCGAGCCGAACCTCTCGATCAAGCATGTcccaggccgcggcggcatccgggccgcgacgcgcatcTCTGCAcaggccgtgcgcccgatCGCACCGGGTGACGAGCTGCTGATCTCGTACGTCGACCCCAAACTcccggcgagccgccgccgcgagctgctctgGCGCGACTACTGCTtcgggccgtgcgcctgcgcacggtgcaccgccgagcagccCGCGGCAGACGGCGAAttcgacgcggccgccgcctcaaAACTCGCCGCAAACACCTCGGTGGACGCGGcacaggccgagcaggcctcgctcgagcacgagctgcgcacctcgctgGGCTTCTAA
- the NST1 gene encoding Stress response protein nst1 (COG:Z; EggNog:ENOG503NU72), whose amino-acid sequence MAKPRATDAAAGAMEERPMSPPDAESVAIPHLPTNASKKKKKKTKRAGDALDDSAPSLAATAQVQADLLATASDLYRRIEADPAGLPDDEAYWTSLPAHLRTFIRNALPLGHLAEPGANPNALPRHASTQAMIAVAQQLAQAAHASQRHLPGSGNQTYSSPLTLDPSMFVDAPMLADLPLTKNGLSGHLPSPGMQAAAVPGENGFGSVVLVNELDEDDDFHDEYASDDVESIDVKEPAPKKKSKKKKKKSAPALDDDVRLPPPPAIPPPLPLPKSRPSALPPPSSRAAGKLPMTFAPPRSTAPPAPRPPLAKRAPKSHSHHRAMFPAQMPGAAPPASGSGLTIGSAEERERIRDFWQHLSERERKRLVDAEQQGVLRKLKDFQRHACACRVCMRKRNAIDVKLSELYKTYYDALESHATQYTKHVESDGAQSPPAGPGPFPGSIALDSHGSVVGANLLLSRQSYRKDDERRPRRHPYVPVHPREIDERRDTATPPTPDVDDFYEDEELDEDEYEDEYDDHPDDDLDADLDLDSDRPDALRKRDGPCHGSECYCINSSLTVKGILTVADDLSGNEVQKLILMMEQLAERHLQPIAADDAPDDDESLPSEVELTPDEQREQGWRMFQIFAARILEHRVLHAYRETVAQERQLQLLRELEEEESNEKAREAKRAKENQRKKDKKKQLKQQKEEERLRKEQERLAEEAAAKAEQEKQRQEELRRQEELRQKKEAERRAKEEERAKKEEERRRKEAERKEAERKEAERKEAERKEAERKEAERREAERREAEKREAEKKKKERQRQERRPKKEGTPASPSVPPAPPVPPVAPAVPSPAIPPAGVSPALASAKAAPLLEKDAWESPSRLPSFGMRYETPAAPSPPRPFYDPAAALGRMHIGDAPLLGGGMSEAPLGLGGMPRRAVQSPPRPVPAPIGPIERPRRTTSDEQYTRPEGILGSAALGDDDELVEPRVPRRVVPNAAPISTFAPAPGQFGYASPWSAPGSRAYPPSFNAPPPPPSLWNESSGWDRARYAFEQPSTFAEPSEPAVFSPPPPAENLGAIGNPLYPLSVPRTSAPYAYAPMHPSFSNGS is encoded by the exons ATGGCcaagccgcgcgcgacggacgccgcggcaggGGCCATGGAGGAGCGGCCAATGTCGCCGCCGGATGCGGAGAGTGTCGCGATACCCCATCTCCCCACGAACGCCtcgaagaagaagaagaagaagacGAAGCGTGCGGgtgatgcgctcgacgataGTGCtccgtcgctcgcggccacCGCGCAGGTCCAGgccgacctgctcgcgACCGCCAGCGATTTGTaccggcgcatcgaggcggACCCCGCCGGGCtgcccgacgacgaggcgtacTGGACCTCGCTGCCTGCGCATCTGCGCACGTTTATCCGCAACGCCCtgccgctcggccacctcgccgagccgggCGCGAACCCCAACGCActgccgcggcacgcgtcgACGCAGGCCATGAttgccgtcgcgcagcagctcgcgcaggccgcgcatGCGTCGCAGCGGCACCTGCCGGGCAGCGGCAACCAGACATACTCGTCGCCCCTGACGCTCGACCCGTCGATGTttgtcgacgcgccgatgctcgccgacctgcCACTGACCAAGAACGGCCTGAGCGGGCACCTCCCATCGCCAGGCAtgcaggccgcggcggtccCGGGCGAGAATGGGTTCGGCTCGGTGGTGCTCGTGAATGAGCttgacgaggacgacgacttCCACGACGAGtacgcgagcgacgacgtcgagtCGATCGACGTCAAGGAGCCCGCGCCCAAGAAGAAGTCGAAAAAGAAGAAGAAAAagagcgcaccggcgctcgacgacgacgtgcggctcccgccgccgccggcgatTCCCCCGCCGCTCCCGCTGCCCAAATCGCGACCGAGCGCactgccgccgccctcgtcgcgggCCGCCGGGAAGCTGCCCATGAcctttgcgccgccgcgctcgaccgcgccgccggccccccggccgccgctggcgaagcgcgcgccaaAGAGCCACAGCCACCACCGCGCCATGTTTCCCGCGCAGATGCCgggtgccgcgccgccggcgagcggcagTGGACTCACGatcggcagcgccgaggagcgcgagcgcatccgcgaCTTTTGGCAGCACCTCTCGGaacgcgagcgcaagcggctGGTCGATGCGGAGCAGCaaggcgtgctgcgcaagctcaaAGACTTCCAGCGCCATGcatgcgcctgccgcgtcTGTATGCGAAAGCGCAACGCGATCGACGTCAAGCTCAGCGAGCTGTACAAGACGTActacgatgcgctcgagtcgcacGCCACGCAGTACACCAAGCATGTcgagagcgacggcgcgcagAGCCCGCCGGCGGGCCCCGGCCCGTTTCCGGGAAGCATTGCGCTCGACAGCCACGGGAgtgtcgtcggcgcgaaCCTGCTCCTCTCGCGGCAGTCGTACCGcaaggacgacgagcggcggccgcggcgccatCCGTACGTCCCGGTGCATCCCCGCGAGATAGACGAGCGCCGGGACactgcgacgccgccgacgccggacgtcgacgatttctacgaggacgaggagctggacgaggacgagtaCGAAGACGAGTACGACGACCAccccgacgacgacctcgacgcggacctCGACCTGGACAGCGACCGGCCAGACGCACTGCGGAAGCGTGACGGGCCGTGCCACGGCAGCGAGTGCTACTGCATCAACTCGTCGCTGACCGTCAAGGGGATCCTCACCGTGGCCGACGATTTGTCTGGCAATGAGGTGCAGAAACTGATCCTGATGATGgagcagcttgccgagcggcatCTCCAGCCGATTGCCGCGGACGATGCaccggacgacgacgagtcgCTTCCGTCGGAAGTCGAGCTGACCcccgacgagcagcgcgagcagggCTGGCGCATGTTCCAGATCTttgccgcgcgcatcctcgagcaccgcgtgctGCACGCGTACCGCGAGAcggtcgcgcaggagcgccagctgcagctcctgcgtgagctcgaggaggaggagtCGAACGAAAAAGCACGCGAGGCGAAACGCGCCAAAGAGAACCAGCGGAAGAAGGACAAGAAGAA ACAACTCAAGCAGCagaaggaggaggagcgcctgcgcaaggagcaggagcgcctcgcagaagaggccgccgccaaggccgagcaggaaAAGCAGCGCCAAgaggagctgcggcgccagGAAGAGCTGCGGCAGAAgaaggaggccgagcgccgcgccaaagaggaagagcgcgccaagaaggaggaggagcgacggcgcaaagaggccgaacgcaaagaggccgaacgcaaagaggccgagcgcaaagaggccgaacgcaaagaggccgaacgcaaagaggccgagcggAGAGAAGCCGAGCGGAGAGAAGCCGAaaagcgcgaggccgagaagaAAAAGaaggagcgccagcgccaggagcgcaggcccaagaaggagggcacgcctgcgtcgccatcggtgccgccggcgccgccggtgccaCCGGTGGCCCCGGCTGTGCCTTCGCCTGCGATCCCGCCGGCCGGCGtctcgccggcgctcgcctcagccaaggccgcgccgctcctcgagaaGGACGCGTGGGAATCGCCGTCGCGTCTCCCGTCGTTTGGCATGCGCTACGAgacgcccgcggcgccgagtccTCCGCGTCCCTTTTACGAccctgccgcggcgctggggcgCATGCACAttggcgacgcgccgctgcttgGCGGTGGGatgagcgaggcgccgctcgggctcggcggcatgccgcgccgcgccgtgcagaGTCCTCCACGACCGGTGCCGGCTCCCATCGGCCCGATTGAGCGCCcccggcgcacgacgagcgacgagcAGTACACGCGCCCCGAAGGCATCCTCGGCAgtgcggcgcttggcgacgacgacgagctggtcgagccgCGTGTTCCTCGGCGTGTCGTGCCGAATGCCGCGCCGATCAGTACGtttgcgcctgcgcccggccAGTTTGGgtacgcgtcgccgtgGAGTGCGCCCGGGAGCCGTGCGTACCCCCCCTCGTTTAACGCGCCCCCCCCGCCACCCTCGCTGTGGAACGAGAGCAGTGGGTGGGACCGTGCGCGCTATGCGTTTGAGCAGCCGAGCACGTTTGCGGAGCCGTCCGAGCCCGCGGTGTTCTCCCCCCCTCCTCCTGCTGAGAACCTCGGAGCGATCGGCAACCCGCTGTACCCCctgagcgtgccgcgcacctcggcgccgtacGCCTATGCCCCCATGCATCCTTCCTTTTCCAACGGTTCGTAG